The Vibrio tubiashii DNA window CAGGATTTAGAGCTCTCATATCAGTTTTACTCCAAGCTAGGCTTTCCCTCTTCCAAAAATCCTGAAGAGGGGATCATCTTTTTTAAAACGGGTGGCGTGTGTTTAGCCTTGTATCCGTTAGATGCATTAGCAAAAGATATTTCGCCTGAAATGGCGGTTGTCAAAGAGGGCTTTAGTGGGGTGACGCTCGCACACAATACCCGTTCAAAGCAGGAAGTGGATGACGTGTTAGCGCTTGCGGTCAGTGCAGGAGCTAAGCTAGAAAAACCAGCGCAGGATGTGTTCTGGGGTGGCTATAGCGGTTATTTCTCTGATCCAGATGGTTATTTATGGGAAGTGGCCTACGCCGATTTTTGGCAGTTCAACTCAGATGGCTCACTGGTTATTGAATAGGAGGATTCGTGGAACTCAAAAGAATACATCATGTTGCGGTTATTTGTTCTGATTATGAGGTTTCAAAGCGTTTCTACACCCAAGTTCTCAACTTGACCGTCATTGCTGAAAATTACCGCGCCGAACGGAATTCCTACAAACTTGACCTTGCTTTGCCTGATGGGGGGCAGATTGAATTGTTCTCTTTTCCTAACCCGCCAGCAAGGCCAACCAGTCCTGAAGCACAGGGTTTAAGGCACTTGGCATTTAGCGTTGATTCTGTAGAGCAGTACGCCGCTTATTTGATGAGCCGCGATGTGGAAGTTGAGCCGATTCGAATTGATGAGTTTACTGGTAAGCCGTTTACCTTTTTCAAAGATCCTGACGGCTTACCGTTAGAGCTCTATCAAGGTTAGCTTAGTAGTTCACGTTTAATGACGGTAAACACACCAGCCTCACGATTGCTTGGCGCCTGAAAGCGTGCAATCTCTTTAATCTTAGGGTGAGCATTATCCATTGCGTATGAATGATAGCTCGCCTTAAGCATCTCTAAATCATTGAGATAGTCACCAAAACTCATGGTTTGCTCGTGGGTAAAATTGAGCGTGTTTTGTAGGTGTTCGATTGCTGCACCCTTCGAGGCTTCAGCGTTCATCACGTCGAGCCAGATTTTGGCACTCACGACTACCTGGTGCGTCTGACCAAACGCTTGGTCGAAAGTAGGGAACACCAACTCTTCTGTGCCGTCAAAGTGGCAGATGGCGACCTTGATGAAGTCATCTTCTACCTCAAGCAAATCATCTACATACTGGCACTTGTGGTAATACTTGGCGAACTCCTCAAGCGCTTGCGGATCTTGCGTTTCGATATACGCAGAATGTTTGCCACATAGAACAATTTGCGCGCCAGAAATACCTCTAGCTGCCTCAATGATTGATTTGATTGAAGGTTTGTCGATCTCGCAGCTATACAATTCTTCACCTTTGTGCATCACCAATGTGCCGTTTTCAGCGATGAACATCATGCGATCATTAATTGGTGAGAAGGTCTCCATTAGGCTGTAGTACTGTCGCCCAGAGGCCGCAGCGAAGATAATGCCTTTCTCTTCTAATTGCTGGTATAGATTAAAAAACTCTGGATTGAGTTGGCTACTTTCATCGAGAAGCGTGCCATCCATATCGGTGGCTACGAACTTTATATCAGGTGTCGGCATAGTGGCTAATGTCGTCTCTTCGCACTGTTTGTAAAAACGATAAGTTACCTGACTTTTGTGACGACTCAAGTGTTTTAAATCAATCTACAATGAAATCATCGGTAGTGAGTGGCCAATTAAATCTGATGATTCTGCTCTAAAACGGCAAGGGTGCTCTCTAAATCAAAGTGGGCAGCAAACTCCTCATTTACGGCTTTGCCACTCAAAATAGAGTTGGCGATATACACCGCACAGGCTGGGCTAAAATCAGACTCCATCAATTTTTCTGGGTCATCATGGTTTAAGACCCCTTCAATGATGGGCAAAGGAAAGCCCCAAAAGTGCAGTAGATATCCCCCAAGCTGCTCTGATTTGGTTTTAAATAGGTAGTGTTCTAAGTGCGATTTATCGTTGCCTTTGGTTCTAGGGTTTAGAAACGCGCTCATTAGATCAGGGGCAATTTTCATTCTGACGTACTCACCAATACGGTGAAGAATACCCACAAGAAAAGTCGTATCCTTGAGGTCAGGTTCAACTAAGGTTGAGGCGAGCTTTGCGACTTTAAGACTGTGTGATTGGATTTTTTCCAATGGCTTACTAGGTTCATTCATGGAAACCGAATAGACCTCAAGCATGGCAATAATATTGGTAACCACTTGGCCACCCAAACGCGTGATGGCTTCAGAAATACTCTTAATTTCTTTGCGCCCTCTAAAGATGGCATTGTTAGAGATCTGTATGATTTTGGCGCACATGGCAGGCTCTTCACTGATGAGTTTTGCCACATCATGCATCGAGGCGTTGGGATCCATTAAGGTACGCTTAACATCAAAGAACAGCTTGGGCGCTACTGGCAGCGATGTAATCGTACCAATTGCATTTTGAATCACTCGATCAGGGAATAACTCAAGAATCTCTTCAATACGCTGGACTTCTGCCTTGATGACACTTGGATCGCAAGGTTTCATAAAAGCTTGGTGGGCGAAAAAACCGCCTTTTATCGTGACATCTGGATCCGAATAGCCGGACAATGATGCACGTATAATACCTGGGTGCCTTTTACTGACCTCTTCAAGTAGTTCAGCACCGTTCATCTTCGGCATAAGCATGTCTGAGATAATTAAATCGACCTCATGCTCTTCCAGAAACTGCAAAGCCTCTTCACCGCCTTCTGCGGTAAATATCTTCCATCCAGTTCCAAAAAGGGCTCGCTTTAATCCGTTCAGGATCATGCGTTCATCATCAACTAGCAGCAGCTTCATTATCTAGTCTCTCTTCAGTGCCAACGCTAACGTTGTCTAACGGTAGTGAAATAGTAAATGTCGTTCCCTCTCCAACAGTACTGTCGGTAGAAATTGCACCTTTATGTAAATCGACGATAACTGAGTAGGCTAAACTTAGCCCTTGTCCCGTCCCTTTACCGACATCTTTTGTGGTAAAGAAAGGGTCGAATATTCGGTCAATAATATTTTTTGGTATACCCGTACCATTGTCTTGGATGCGAATCTGAGCAGTATTTTCCTCTAAATGTGTCGAGACCTTGATCGTGCCCAAAGTGCCGTCTTGGCGACCAAATTTTTCTTCGATTGCGTGAGCCGCATTAATGATGAAGTTAAGCATTACTTGGTTAAATTCATCACGGTAACAAGGAATAGCAGGTAATCTAGAGTCAAAACTGGTTTCTACTTCAGCGACATAGCGCCACTCTCCGCGTGCGATGGTAATGGTCGACTCAATGGCTTCAGCAATATCGACTTGGTGCATTTCGTGGTTACTCGAATGTGAGAAAGACTTCATCGCTTTTACGATCCGGCTAATGCGTTGCAGCCCCTCTAAAGACTGATCCAGAGCGAGAGGGATTTCTTCTGCGATAAAGTCCATATCACCTTCAGCAATGTCGCTTTTAATCTGTGTTTTTAGCGTATCGACAGGCTCATCTCCTGACTTTTCAATGGTTTGTGTAATCTGGTTGATAGTGTTTAGACAGGTTTGAAAGGCGTCTTTTAAAAAGATCGTGTTGTCTGAAACATATTGAGTTGGTGTGTTTATCTCGTGAGCGATACCTGCGGCGAGTTGTCCCATTGATTCCAATTTTTGAGCTTGCCTTAACTGCTGTTCAAGCTCCATACGCATCGAAATATCTCGGATAACACAGTTAAACAGTTCCTTCTCTTCATTGCGAATTGAGAGTGCAGAAAGGCTTACTTCTATGGGAAACGAGCGACCATCTTTTTTAATCCCTTCAGTGGTTAGGTTGCTTCGGTGCTCTAAGTCGTTGTTGGCACAATTTCGCAACGAGACTTTATCAAAGGTTGGCATTAGATCTTCGATGTTCTTTTGATCGATCATTTCCTTTTCATACTCGAACATCCTCAATCCCATGTCATTAATGCTATCTATGATGCCTTCTTG harbors:
- a CDS encoding VOC family protein, which encodes MEPRVSIITLGVQDLELSYQFYSKLGFPSSKNPEEGIIFFKTGGVCLALYPLDALAKDISPEMAVVKEGFSGVTLAHNTRSKQEVDDVLALAVSAGAKLEKPAQDVFWGGYSGYFSDPDGYLWEVAYADFWQFNSDGSLVIE
- a CDS encoding Cof-type HAD-IIB family hydrolase → MPTPDIKFVATDMDGTLLDESSQLNPEFFNLYQQLEEKGIIFAAASGRQYYSLMETFSPINDRMMFIAENGTLVMHKGEELYSCEIDKPSIKSIIEAARGISGAQIVLCGKHSAYIETQDPQALEEFAKYYHKCQYVDDLLEVEDDFIKVAICHFDGTEELVFPTFDQAFGQTHQVVVSAKIWLDVMNAEASKGAAIEHLQNTLNFTHEQTMSFGDYLNDLEMLKASYHSYAMDNAHPKIKEIARFQAPSNREAGVFTVIKRELLS
- a CDS encoding MHYT domain-containing protein — translated: MVEFWRFKSVDLEDYNLLQGEFHYSLVLLSVLISSLAAYSCLIVIERMWGSNEAKTISLWRLFGSIVFGLGVWAMHFTGMLAYMVPAQMSYHPGITALSFIPPVVGAYFAFQVLYSQRFSLLDIQLSALYLALGIGSMHYLGMEAMQMDALMVYDFVWFVLSILIAFLFACISIYMIKLRNRHFGENVTHRALIAPIMGLSVAGMHYTAMGAVSFYALTETPTVHNHMSDAHNIALIVALFVLLICAATFVASIVDQRLQRAEHSIVASKLREQDILNNLADGVIIVDQEGIIDSINDMGLRMFEYEKEMIDQKNIEDLMPTFDKVSLRNCANNDLEHRSNLTTEGIKKDGRSFPIEVSLSALSIRNEEKELFNCVIRDISMRMELEQQLRQAQKLESMGQLAAGIAHEINTPTQYVSDNTIFLKDAFQTCLNTINQITQTIEKSGDEPVDTLKTQIKSDIAEGDMDFIAEEIPLALDQSLEGLQRISRIVKAMKSFSHSSNHEMHQVDIAEAIESTITIARGEWRYVAEVETSFDSRLPAIPCYRDEFNQVMLNFIINAAHAIEEKFGRQDGTLGTIKVSTHLEENTAQIRIQDNGTGIPKNIIDRIFDPFFTTKDVGKGTGQGLSLAYSVIVDLHKGAISTDSTVGEGTTFTISLPLDNVSVGTEERLDNEAAAS
- a CDS encoding HDOD domain-containing protein, which gives rise to MKLLLVDDERMILNGLKRALFGTGWKIFTAEGGEEALQFLEEHEVDLIISDMLMPKMNGAELLEEVSKRHPGIIRASLSGYSDPDVTIKGGFFAHQAFMKPCDPSVIKAEVQRIEEILELFPDRVIQNAIGTITSLPVAPKLFFDVKRTLMDPNASMHDVAKLISEEPAMCAKIIQISNNAIFRGRKEIKSISEAITRLGGQVVTNIIAMLEVYSVSMNEPSKPLEKIQSHSLKVAKLASTLVEPDLKDTTFLVGILHRIGEYVRMKIAPDLMSAFLNPRTKGNDKSHLEHYLFKTKSEQLGGYLLHFWGFPLPIIEGVLNHDDPEKLMESDFSPACAVYIANSILSGKAVNEEFAAHFDLESTLAVLEQNHQI
- the gloA2 gene encoding SMU1112c/YaeR family gloxylase I-like metalloprotein, producing the protein MELKRIHHVAVICSDYEVSKRFYTQVLNLTVIAENYRAERNSYKLDLALPDGGQIELFSFPNPPARPTSPEAQGLRHLAFSVDSVEQYAAYLMSRDVEVEPIRIDEFTGKPFTFFKDPDGLPLELYQG